One Plasmodium berghei ANKA genome assembly, chromosome: 13 genomic region harbors:
- a CDS encoding histone deacetylase, putative, with product MMKISKDKRNIRYEYELDKLKKKKKDNILILNIINNKINYICYILKSDYRNILNDINYENKNSIETCFYYSKSYITFLLLYYPYIHNYIKCLRNNNLRIYKNFYKHILKLPNNFYTLIFKLKILDIIKENKCSLNSSNDINYINKNIQEFSSNNISNTFFENTNKTYSSNSYIDNNAGGVAAFHKNYSSSSQLVLNTPNFYDNFSKNNFIKILFSRIYKKKYHKSIIKILELVLFYHSLPSFSFSQNFFQKYHNNKRNSGLDRKQCKSNKNKHFKKLYFKTPFFKHVIVPTIYLNEDCKNVEVLAKKKLVKIKKKKIKNKKIKNKIKKNVAAKVEEENADYSLSENTGSDITEKSLSCLSNSEDEREVNEFLKKEFNYDINLNKNNESHDNIYFNNYNDQSEEIIPNDKNINDGQMNTSSVLSSTLNNENICTNKINIQNEYYKNENNNELNFSEHVVNNGENISSTREINNLQVNDISDNFLKFIYNYNKNNKSLKNAELIYGKYILDDIQSFILYRKNKEFNSNTKDNNNEKKKIYIHEIWKDLINFDDADDNKNTLIHKACLVSNINIIFILLNLNVNLIAYNDKSELPLHCTIYGTNKYIFLLLLHNTIEYIFFYYIQLFKDKNNEKKKKSINSQNIKKEAKTYTLNNYNSIININNEKKENHQNTIKNINEISDSSIPHHTCDKTDIISDDVENDKSVIRNSHIKNKQKYIYYIKNNFFYCKKINHKFICTVVKLYLSLFVKIIELGNYEFLKIMFNYNKQIFCYILQNQEMLYFLCSFARMYNSLNLFIKFCNDIFSFDIVKENKKNPKKRSNTEAAFIEKEINNNIKKIKSNITVDIDNIETENIVNHEEEALSKNESNELDSVSVKINEEENKNSIIKISQNSEKKKNDFINNYVIKKKTDKKNRIEIFYSHECAKHIFVPEPTDYPYMRNRIKNSIPENSTRLDVLISNKHGILKLNTFVNFKIKKIQRKATALDVLRVHDVSYIKMLLQKMKKLNYYNTNDKFDNFLEPSKKNIKNYLVLPEYYSESPNNDNIPDHIKMLKNNNIISSMYEGNPNSSTQHGDNNNPQFDSVGEDCENKKSGYNGGYGRELDSGINSSNNITEGKISSYNSSNVTTIQSPEKKMISKKYSSNNSIFKEKYDKLVLIDNDTFVNKHSFNCALNASGVVLNAVDYISSKNSKKNKKKIFCVVRPPGHHLGTFGAAQFNLSDEDKAAGSQGFCLLNNIAIGISYAKYKYEKYERIAIIDFDVHHGNGTEQIIRNIGLKKIKINDYIDIYSWKGWKDKNDKKNVFFSSIHAFDGYFYPGTGYDTVELEPYIINVTLKKNMDENDFLQLFHNNILIHLYHFKPDILFLSAGFDGHKLDYVNNGFVKKNTSTYFYLTNLIVSLQNKLHFPIISVLEGGYNTSNDMASVFSLSVLEHALSFYYNDISFLSRKKNKSITNTISKKCARKERKKNVLKFPYICLGKTKMEEMFKNYFAVFKEKTKETANLNLTNKVVEYHKYIKEYDRKENEMKKKMSKFLNKNKLYFQNILNDTNLLSTSINIKLPFESYFYQVLFLLKIKLKKKKCLKKKKQLFSQDVNQYFSILNNPSDIQNLKSVYIQQHPDTKFELNNLWNHLKN from the exons atgatgaaaattaGCAAAGATAAACGAAATATACGATATGAATATGAATTagacaaattaaaaaaaaaaaaaaaagataatattttaattttaaatataataaataacaagataaattatatttgctatatattaaaaagtgATTAtcgaaatatattaaatgacATAAATTATgagaataaaaattcaatagaaacatgtttttattattcaaaatcttatataacatttttacttttatattacccatatattcataattatataaaatgtttaagaaataataatttaagaatatataaaaatttttataagcatatattaaaattgcCAAATAATTTCTACACATTAAtattcaaattaaaaatacttgatataataaaagaaaataaatgttcATTAAATTCGagtaatgatataaattatataaataaaaatatacaagaATTTagtagtaataatattagtaacactttttttgaaaatacgAACAAAACTTATAGTAGCAATAGTTATATCGATAACAATGCAGGAGGGGTAGCTGCTTTTcacaaaaattattcatCATCTTCCCAACTTGTATTAAATACtccaaatttttatgacaatttttcaaaaaataattttataaaaatattattttccagaatttataaaaaaaaatatcataaatcaataataaaaatacttgAACTTGTCTTATTTTACCATTCTTTGCCGTCCTTTTCATTCTcacaaaatttttttcaaaagtATCACAacaataaaagaaatagtGGATTGGATCGCAAGCAATGTAAAtccaataaaaataaacattttaaaaaattatatttcaaaaCACCGTTTTTTAAGCATGTTATTGTACCgactatatatttaaatgagGATTGTAAAAATGTGGAAGTGTtagctaaaaaaaaacttgttaaaataaaaaaaaaaaaaataaaaaataaaaaaataaaaaataaaataaaaaaaaatgtggcAGCAAAAGtagaagaagaaaatgcTGATTATTCATTATCAGAAAATACTGGAAGTGATATTACTGAAAAAAGTTTAAGTTGTTTAAGTAATTCAGAAGACGAAAGAGAAGtaaatgaatttttaaaaaaagaatttaaCTATGATATTAAtctaaataaaaacaatgaaTCTCATgataacatatattttaacaattataatgatcaatctgaagaaataataccaaatgataaaaatattaacgATGGTCAAATGAATACTTCATCGGTTTTATCTTCTACACTTAACAACGAGAATATATGTacgaataaaataaacattcaaaacgaatattataaaaatgaaaataataatgaattgAATTTTTCAGAGCATGTTGTAAATAATGgggaaaatatttcatcaacgagagaaataaataatttgcaagtaaatgatatatctgataattttttaaaatttatatataattataataaaaacaataaatcattaaaaaatgcagAATTAATATATGGGAAATATATACTTGATGATATACaaagttttatattatatagaaaaaacaaagaatttaatagtaatactaaagataataataatgaaaaaaaaaaaatatatattcatgaAATTTGGAaagatttaataaattttgatgatgctgatgataataaaaatactttaATACATAAAGCTTGTTTAGtttcaaatataaacataatatttattttgttgaATTTAAATGTCAATCTAATTGcttataatgataaatcaGAACTCCCTTTACACTGCACTATTTATGGAACAAATAagtacatttttttattacttctTCACAATACtattgaatatatatttttttattacatcCAATTATTTAAGGATAAAAacaacgaaaaaaaaaaaaaatctataaatagccaaaatatcaaaaaagaGGCCAAAACATACACacttaataattataatagcataataaatatcaataatgagaaaaaagaaaatcatcaaaatacaataaaaaatataaacgaAATTAGTGATAGTAGTATTCCTCATCATACATGTGATAAAACGGATATAATAAGTGATGATgtagaaaatgataaaagtGTTATTCGAAATtctcatataaaaaataaacaaaaatatatatattatataaaaaataattttttctattgcaaaaagataaatcataaatttatttgtacAGTTGTAAAGCTATATTTAAgtttatttgtaaaaattattgaaCTAGGaaattatgaatttttaaagattatgtttaattataataaacagatattttgttatatattacaaaatCAAGAAATGTTATATTTCCTTTGTTCATTTGCTCGTATGTACAATTCGctaaatttgtttataaaattttgtaatgatattttttcttttgatATTGTTAAagagaataaaaaaaatccaaaaaaaagatCTAATACTGAAGCAGCATTTATAGAAAAGGAAATCaataacaatattaaaaaaattaagtcTAACATAACTGTTGatattgataatattgaaaCAGAAAATATTGTAAATCACGAAGAAGAAGCGctttcaaaaaatgaatcaaATGAATTAGATTCAGTTtctgtaaaaataaacgaagaggaaaataaaaatagtataataaaaatatcccaaaatagtgaaaaaaaaaaaaatgattttataaataattatgtgataaaaaaaaaaacagataaaaaaaataggatagaaatattttactcACATGAATGTgctaaacatatatttgtcCCTGAACCAACTGATTATCCATATATGCGAAatagaattaaaaatagcATACCTGAAAATTCAACAAGATTAGATGTTTTAATATCTAATAAACATggaatattaaaattaaatacttttgtaaattttaaaattaaaaaaattcaaagaAAAGCTACAGCATTAGATGTTTTAAGAGTGCATGATGTGTCATATATAAAGATGCtgttacaaaaaatgaaaaaattaaattattacaatactaatgataaatttgataattttttagaaccttcgaaaaaaaacattaaaaattatttagtATTACCTGAATATTATAGCGAATCACCAAACAATGACAATATTCCTGATCATAtcaaaatgttaaaaaataataatattataagtAGTATGTACGAAGGAAATCCAAATTCTTCTACTCAACATggagataataataatccCCAATTTGATAGCGTTGGTGAAGattgtgaaaataaaaaaagtggATATAATGGAGGGTATGGAAGGGAATTAGATAGTGGTATAAACagtagtaataatataactGAGGGAAAAATATCGAGCTATAATAGTAGCAACGTAACTACAATACAAAGcccagaaaaaaaaatgatcagtaaaaaatatagcaGCAATAATAGTATTTTTAAAGAGAAATATGATAAACTAGTTTTAATAGATAACGACACATTTGTTAATAAGCATTCATTTAATTGTGCATTAAATGCAAGCGGGGTCGTTTTAAATGCAGTTGATTATATATCTTCAAAaaattcgaaaaaaaacaaaaaaaaaatattttgtgtaGTAAGACCACCAGGACATCATCTTGGCACATTTGGCGCAGCTCAATTCAATTTATCAGATGAAGATAAAGCAGCAGGTAGCCAAGGgttttgtttattaaataatattgctATTGGTATATCAtatgcaaaatataaatatgaaaagtATGAAAGAATAGCAATAATAGATTTTGATGTACATCATGGTAATGGAACAGAACAaattataagaaatatcggattaaaaaaaataaaaattaatgacTATATTGATATTTATAGTTGGAAAGGGTGgaaagataaaaatgataagaaaaatgttttttttagttcTATACATGCATTTGATGGTTATTTTTATCCTGGAACGGGTTATGATACTGTTGAATTAGAaccatatataataaatgtaacattaaaaaaaaatatggatgaaaatgatttttTACAGTTATtccataataatatattaatacatttatatcattttaagcctgatatattatttttatcagcTGGTTTTGATGGGCATAAATTAGATTATGTAAATAATGGATTTGTTAAGAAAAATACGtcaacatatttttatctaaCTAATCTTATTGTTTcattacaaaataaattacatTTCCCTATTATTAGCGTTTTAGAAGGTGGGTATAACACATCAAATGATATGGCATCTGTTTTTAGTTTGTCAGTCCTTGAACATGCtttatctttttattacaatgatatatcatttttatcacgaaaaaaaaacaaatcgATAACTAATACTATCTCAAAAAAATGCGCACGAAAagagagaaaaaaaaatgtattaaaatttccatatatatgtttaggaaaaacaaaaatggaagaaatgtttaaaaattattttgccgtttttaaagaaaaaaccAAAGAAACTgcaaatttaaatttaacaaataaagTAGTTGAATATCATAAGTATATTAAAGAGTATGATcgaaaagaaaatgaaatgaaaaaaaaaatgtcaaaatttttaaacaaaaataaattatatttccaAAACATACTAAATGATACTAATTTACTTTCTAcaagtataaatataaaactacCATTCgaatcatatttttatcaagttttatttcttttaaaaataaaattaaaaaaaaaaaaatgtttaaaaaaaaaaaaacagctATTTTCGCAGGACGTTAATCAATACTTCTCCATTTTGAACAACCCTTCCgatattcaaaatttaaaatctGTCTATATTCAACA GCATCCCGATACAAAATTTGagttaaataatttatggAATCAcctaaaaaattaa